One stretch of Streptomyces hygroscopicus DNA includes these proteins:
- a CDS encoding long-chain acyl-CoA synthetase translates to MREFSLPHMVEPLRAGGLADSVYELADREPDRAQLARRDATDRGRWTPVTAGTFRDEVLALAKGLLAEGVRFGDRVALMARTRYEWTLFSYALWSVGAQVVTVYPTSSAEQVRWILAQTRAVAVVVEGEDHAMTVGAVCDALPGLRSIWQMDQGCVAELWRRGADVHEELVTERRWLVEPRCTAVICYTSGTTGQPLGCMITHANLAAECDTVFAGWSGLFAEPGVRPAILAFLPLAHIYGLMVQVLCVRGGILMGHEPELTPSALLPSFQSFRPTCVFAVPYIFEKILGAARTAAQDAGRGVVFQKAMATAVRYAAAVEQQSQDGGKGPGPGRRATHAVFDRMVYRRLRAVLGGRVRYAVTGGSPFSRELGLTFAGAGITVYNGYGLTETTAAITAQPPGRPRHGTVGRPMPGTTVRIAPDGEVWVRGGTVFEGYLDDPKATGAALRDGWLHTGDVGFLDGEGYLTITGRKKDIIITSGGKSVSPLPLEERLRAHPLISQCVLVGDNRPFVGALITLDAEMLARWHQVVGARLPVGREHASANKALHAEIQQAVSTANLSVSRAESIRAFRILPKEFTVADGLLTPSLKLRRDAVYKVCAAQIEQLYAS, encoded by the coding sequence GTGCGCGAATTCAGTCTCCCTCACATGGTGGAACCGCTGCGCGCGGGCGGGCTCGCGGACTCGGTCTACGAACTGGCGGACCGCGAACCGGACAGGGCCCAGCTCGCCCGGCGGGATGCCACCGACCGCGGCCGGTGGACTCCGGTGACCGCCGGGACCTTCCGGGACGAGGTCCTGGCGCTGGCGAAGGGCCTGCTGGCCGAGGGCGTGCGGTTCGGGGACCGGGTGGCCCTGATGGCGCGGACGCGGTACGAGTGGACGCTGTTCAGCTATGCCCTGTGGTCGGTCGGCGCCCAGGTGGTGACCGTCTACCCCACGTCCTCCGCGGAGCAGGTGCGCTGGATCCTGGCCCAGACGCGGGCCGTGGCCGTGGTGGTCGAGGGCGAGGACCACGCCATGACGGTCGGCGCCGTCTGCGACGCCCTTCCCGGGCTGCGCTCCATCTGGCAGATGGACCAGGGGTGCGTGGCGGAGCTGTGGCGGCGGGGCGCCGATGTCCACGAGGAACTGGTCACCGAGCGGCGCTGGCTCGTGGAACCGCGCTGCACGGCGGTGATCTGCTACACCTCGGGCACCACCGGACAGCCCCTGGGGTGCATGATCACCCACGCCAATCTCGCCGCCGAATGCGACACCGTGTTCGCGGGCTGGAGCGGGCTGTTCGCCGAGCCCGGGGTGCGGCCCGCCATCCTCGCCTTCCTCCCACTGGCGCATATCTACGGACTGATGGTCCAAGTGCTCTGTGTGCGGGGCGGCATCCTCATGGGGCATGAACCCGAACTCACTCCGTCCGCCCTGCTGCCGTCCTTCCAGAGCTTCCGCCCGACCTGCGTCTTCGCGGTGCCCTACATCTTCGAGAAGATCCTGGGAGCCGCGCGTACCGCCGCCCAGGACGCGGGCCGGGGCGTGGTCTTCCAGAAGGCCATGGCCACGGCGGTGCGCTACGCCGCGGCCGTCGAGCAGCAGTCACAGGACGGCGGGAAGGGACCGGGCCCGGGGCGCAGGGCCACGCACGCCGTCTTCGACCGGATGGTCTACCGGCGGCTGAGAGCCGTCCTCGGCGGCCGGGTGCGCTACGCGGTCACCGGTGGCTCACCGTTCAGCCGGGAGCTGGGGCTGACGTTCGCCGGCGCCGGGATCACCGTCTACAACGGCTACGGCCTCACCGAGACCACGGCGGCGATCACCGCGCAGCCGCCCGGCCGTCCCCGGCACGGCACGGTGGGCCGCCCGATGCCGGGCACGACGGTGCGCATCGCGCCGGACGGCGAGGTATGGGTGCGCGGCGGCACCGTCTTCGAGGGCTATCTGGACGATCCGAAGGCCACCGGGGCCGCGCTGCGCGACGGCTGGCTGCACACCGGAGACGTCGGATTCCTCGACGGCGAGGGCTATCTCACCATCACCGGCCGTAAGAAGGACATCATCATCACCAGCGGCGGTAAGAGCGTCTCCCCCCTGCCGCTGGAGGAGCGGCTGCGGGCGCATCCGCTGATCTCGCAGTGCGTCCTGGTGGGCGACAACCGCCCCTTCGTGGGGGCGCTGATCACCCTGGACGCCGAGATGCTGGCCCGCTGGCACCAGGTCGTCGGCGCGCGGCTTCCCGTCGGCCGGGAGCACGCGTCGGCGAACAAGGCGCTGCACGCGGAGATCCAGCAGGCGGTCTCCACGGCGAACCTCTCGGTGTCCAGGGCGGAGTCGATCAGGGCCTTCCGTATCCTCCCGAAGGAATTCACCGTGGCGGACGGGCTGTTGACGCCCTCGCTCAAACTGCGGCGCGACGCGGTCTACAAGGTGTGCGCCGCGCAGATCGAGCAGCTCTACGCGAGCTGA
- a CDS encoding lipid-transfer protein — protein MREVAIVAFGQSDHRRDSAEVSEVEMLMPVLHEVLDAVGLRAGEIDFTCSGSSDYLAGRAFSFTMALDGVGAWPPISESHVEMDGAWALYEAWTRLLTGEAETALVYSYGKSSPGDLREVLTRQLDPYYVAPLWPDSVSLAALQAQALLDAEDAEDSGADERALAAVAARSRTAAEDNPHAQVTGSPPPEALLNEPYLVRPLRRHDCPPVGDGAAAVVLAAGDTARRLCRRPAWIRGMDHRTEAHSLGVRDLTRSPSTRLAAERAGAFEAPVDLAELHAPFTSQELILRRELGLGEGVRVNPSGGALAANPMMAAGLIRLGEAAAAIHRGAADRALAHATSGPCLQQNLVAVLEGDVL, from the coding sequence ATGCGAGAGGTTGCCATCGTCGCCTTCGGCCAGAGCGACCACCGGCGGGACAGCGCGGAGGTCTCCGAGGTCGAGATGCTGATGCCCGTCCTCCATGAGGTGCTCGACGCCGTCGGACTCCGGGCGGGCGAGATCGACTTCACCTGCTCCGGCTCCTCCGACTATCTGGCGGGCCGGGCCTTCTCCTTCACCATGGCCCTCGACGGCGTCGGCGCCTGGCCGCCGATCTCGGAGTCCCATGTGGAGATGGACGGCGCCTGGGCGCTGTACGAGGCATGGACGAGGCTGCTGACGGGCGAGGCGGAGACCGCGCTCGTCTACTCCTACGGCAAGTCCTCACCCGGCGATCTCCGGGAGGTCCTGACCCGTCAGCTCGACCCGTACTACGTGGCGCCCCTGTGGCCGGACTCGGTCTCCCTCGCCGCCCTCCAGGCCCAGGCACTGCTCGACGCGGAAGACGCCGAGGACAGTGGCGCCGACGAGCGGGCGCTGGCCGCGGTCGCCGCGCGCAGCCGGACCGCGGCCGAGGACAACCCGCATGCGCAGGTGACCGGTTCGCCGCCGCCCGAGGCCCTCCTGAACGAGCCGTATCTGGTGCGGCCGCTGCGCCGCCACGACTGCCCGCCGGTCGGCGACGGCGCGGCGGCCGTCGTGCTCGCCGCCGGGGACACGGCGCGCCGGCTCTGCCGCCGCCCGGCCTGGATCCGCGGCATGGACCACCGGACGGAGGCACACAGCCTCGGCGTACGGGACCTCACCCGCTCCCCGTCCACCCGGCTCGCCGCCGAGCGCGCGGGCGCCTTCGAGGCCCCCGTCGACCTGGCCGAGCTGCATGCGCCGTTCACCTCACAGGAGCTGATCCTCCGCCGTGAGCTGGGGCTGGGCGAGGGCGTACGCGTCAATCCGTCCGGCGGGGCGCTGGCCGCCAACCCCATGATGGCCGCCGGGCTGATCCGCCTCGGCGAGGCCGCCGCCGCCATCCACCGCGGCGCCGCCGACCGGGCCCTCGCCCATGCCACCTCGGGCCCGTGTCTGCAGCAGAACCTGGTGGCGGTGCTGGAAGGGGATGTCCTGTGA
- a CDS encoding Enoyl-CoA hydratase/isomerase, producing the protein MTSGTEHLIVERVGATLVLTLNRPEARNALSLPMLVGLYDGWTEADEDDAVRSVVLTGAGGAFCAGMDLKALAGGGRMDGQHVRDRLAADPDLHWKAMLRHHRPRKPVIAAVEGPCVAGGTEILQGTDIRVAGRGATFGLFEVRRGLFPIGGSTVRLARQLPRTHALEMLLTGRPYPAEEAARIGLIGHVVPDGTALEKALEIAELINANGPLAVEAVKASVYETAEMTESDGLKSELERGWPVFDTADAKEGSKAFAEKRPPVYRRA; encoded by the coding sequence GTGACAAGCGGGACCGAACACCTCATCGTCGAGCGCGTCGGCGCGACCCTGGTACTCACCTTGAACCGGCCCGAGGCCAGGAACGCGCTCTCGCTGCCGATGCTGGTCGGGCTGTACGACGGCTGGACCGAGGCCGACGAGGACGATGCCGTGCGCTCCGTGGTGCTCACCGGCGCCGGTGGGGCCTTCTGCGCGGGAATGGACCTCAAGGCGCTCGCGGGCGGCGGCCGGATGGACGGACAGCACGTCCGCGACCGCCTCGCGGCCGACCCCGATCTGCACTGGAAGGCAATGCTCCGCCACCATCGGCCGCGCAAGCCGGTGATCGCCGCCGTCGAGGGCCCCTGTGTCGCGGGCGGCACCGAGATCCTGCAGGGCACCGACATCCGGGTCGCCGGGCGCGGCGCCACCTTCGGGCTCTTCGAGGTCCGGCGCGGGCTGTTCCCCATCGGCGGCTCCACCGTACGGCTGGCCCGCCAGCTGCCCCGCACCCACGCCCTGGAGATGCTGCTGACGGGGCGCCCCTATCCGGCCGAGGAGGCGGCGCGGATCGGGCTGATCGGCCATGTCGTCCCGGACGGCACGGCGCTGGAGAAGGCCCTGGAGATCGCCGAGCTGATCAACGCCAACGGCCCGCTCGCCGTCGAGGCGGTCAAGGCGTCCGTCTACGAGACCGCCGAGATGACCGAGTCCGACGGCCTGAAGTCCGAACTCGAACGCGGCTGGCCGGTCTTCGACACCGCCGACGCCAAGGAGGGTTCGAAAGCCTTCGCGGAAAAACGGCCGCCGGTCTACCGCCGGGCGTGA
- a CDS encoding acetyl-CoA acetyltransferase, translating into MTKEPVAVVGIGQTKHTAARRDVSLAGLVREAAVRALEDAQLTWADIDAVVIGKAPDFFEGVMMPELYLADALGAVGKPMLRVHTAGSVGGSTALVASGLVAARVHRTVLTLAFEKQSESNAMWGLSLPIPFQQPLLAGAGGFFAPHVRAYMRRTGAPSGIGALVAYKDRRNALRNPYAHLHEHDLTLEKVRSSPMLWDPIRYSETCPSSDGACAMVLTDRAGADRAPYPPAWMHGGAMRSEPTLFAGKDCVSPRAGQDCAADVYRQAGITDPRREIDVVEMYVPFSWYEPMWLENLGFADEGEGWKLTESGVTEIDGELPVNPSGGVLSTNPIGASGMLRFAEAALQVRGRAGEHQVDGARKALGHAYGGGSQFFSMWVVADTPPAD; encoded by the coding sequence GTGACCAAGGAGCCGGTGGCCGTCGTCGGAATCGGCCAGACCAAGCACACCGCCGCACGCCGGGACGTCTCCCTCGCCGGGCTGGTCCGGGAGGCCGCCGTACGGGCCCTGGAGGACGCCCAGCTGACCTGGGCGGACATCGACGCCGTCGTCATCGGCAAGGCGCCCGACTTCTTCGAGGGCGTCATGATGCCCGAGCTGTACCTCGCCGACGCGCTCGGCGCGGTCGGCAAGCCGATGCTGCGCGTGCACACCGCCGGCTCGGTCGGTGGCTCCACCGCGCTGGTGGCCTCGGGCCTGGTCGCCGCCCGTGTCCACCGGACCGTGCTCACCCTCGCCTTCGAGAAGCAGTCGGAGTCGAACGCCATGTGGGGGCTGTCCCTGCCCATCCCGTTCCAGCAGCCGCTGCTGGCCGGGGCGGGCGGCTTCTTCGCCCCGCACGTACGGGCGTACATGCGGCGCACCGGCGCGCCCTCCGGTATCGGCGCCCTCGTGGCCTACAAGGATCGCCGCAACGCCCTGCGCAACCCCTACGCGCATCTGCATGAGCACGATCTGACGCTGGAGAAGGTGCGGTCGTCCCCGATGCTGTGGGACCCCATCCGTTACTCGGAGACCTGCCCCTCCTCGGACGGCGCCTGCGCCATGGTGCTCACCGACCGGGCCGGCGCGGACCGTGCCCCGTACCCGCCCGCCTGGATGCACGGCGGCGCCATGCGCAGCGAGCCGACGCTCTTCGCGGGGAAGGACTGCGTCTCGCCGAGGGCGGGCCAGGACTGCGCGGCCGACGTCTACCGCCAGGCCGGGATCACCGATCCGCGCCGGGAGATCGACGTGGTGGAGATGTATGTGCCCTTCAGCTGGTACGAACCCATGTGGCTGGAGAACCTGGGCTTCGCGGACGAGGGCGAGGGCTGGAAGCTCACCGAGTCGGGGGTGACCGAGATCGACGGCGAGCTCCCGGTCAACCCCTCGGGCGGGGTGCTGTCCACCAACCCCATCGGCGCGTCCGGCATGCTGCGGTTCGCCGAGGCCGCGCTCCAGGTGCGCGGGCGGGCGGGCGAACACCAGGTCGACGGCGCCCGTAAGGCGCTCGGCCACGCCTATGGCGGGGGCTCGCAGTTCTTCTCGATGTGGGTGGTCGCGGACACGCCGCCCGCCGATTGA
- a CDS encoding acyl-CoA synthetase produces the protein MEYNLADLFESIVDTVPDREALVYLDHPGTGAERRLTYAQLDAAANRLAHHLRDSGIAPGEHVGLHLCNGVEYLQTALACVKIRAVPVNVNYRYVEDELVYLYRDADLAALVYDAEFGERVAAALPHTDRLRHLVRVGTGDGPRTSVAFADAEASGSPERGFPARSADDRFIIYTGGTTGMPKGVMWRQEDLFFSGLGGGAPTGRPVGRPEELAERVAAGGEGLVFFPTPPLMHGTSTLTAFIGFNFGQKVVLHRKFVPQDVLRTVEKEKVTTVSLVGDAMLRPLVDALTGPLKGTDLSSLLSVSSSGAILSETVRAQFAELAPHTLLLNNFGSSESGFNGTATDDSGPEKGFRLHVNARTTVVDPATLAPVAPGEPGRIAQRGHVPLGYYNDAKKTAETFFEADGERWVLLGDMATVDEQGVITVLGRGSQCINTGGEKVYPEEVEQALKAHPDVYDALVAGVPDPRWGHRVAAVVQPRTQASGLTADAVRDHCRERLAGYKTPRTVVFTDRIQRSPSGKADYRWARAVAQEADRDTPHGG, from the coding sequence ATGGAGTACAACCTTGCCGACCTGTTCGAGTCGATCGTCGACACAGTGCCCGACAGAGAGGCGCTGGTGTACCTGGACCACCCCGGCACCGGAGCCGAGCGGCGGCTCACCTACGCCCAGCTCGACGCGGCCGCCAACCGGCTCGCCCACCATCTGCGGGACAGCGGTATCGCCCCGGGCGAGCATGTCGGGCTGCATCTGTGCAACGGCGTCGAGTATCTCCAGACGGCTCTGGCCTGCGTGAAGATCCGGGCGGTGCCGGTGAACGTCAACTACCGCTATGTGGAAGACGAGTTGGTCTACCTCTACCGCGACGCGGACCTGGCCGCGCTGGTCTACGACGCCGAGTTCGGCGAGCGGGTGGCCGCCGCGCTGCCGCACACCGACCGCCTGCGCCATCTGGTGCGGGTCGGCACCGGGGACGGCCCCCGTACGTCCGTGGCGTTCGCCGACGCCGAGGCGTCCGGGTCACCCGAGCGCGGCTTCCCGGCGCGGTCCGCCGACGACCGCTTCATCATCTACACCGGCGGCACCACCGGAATGCCCAAGGGCGTGATGTGGCGGCAGGAGGACCTCTTCTTCTCCGGGCTGGGCGGCGGCGCTCCGACCGGCCGGCCCGTCGGGCGCCCGGAGGAGCTGGCCGAGCGGGTGGCCGCGGGCGGCGAGGGGCTGGTCTTCTTCCCCACGCCGCCGCTGATGCACGGCACCTCCACCCTTACGGCCTTCATCGGGTTCAACTTCGGCCAGAAAGTGGTGCTGCACCGGAAGTTCGTCCCCCAGGATGTGCTGAGGACGGTCGAGAAGGAGAAGGTCACCACCGTCTCGCTGGTCGGCGACGCGATGCTGCGGCCACTGGTGGACGCCCTGACCGGCCCCCTCAAGGGCACCGACCTCTCCTCCCTGCTCAGCGTCAGCAGCTCGGGCGCGATCCTGTCGGAGACCGTACGCGCCCAGTTCGCCGAACTCGCCCCGCACACCCTGCTGCTGAACAACTTCGGCTCCTCGGAGTCCGGGTTCAACGGCACGGCCACCGACGACTCCGGCCCCGAGAAGGGCTTCCGGCTGCACGTCAACGCCCGTACGACGGTGGTGGACCCGGCGACCCTCGCCCCGGTGGCACCCGGCGAGCCCGGCCGGATCGCCCAGCGCGGCCATGTGCCGCTCGGCTACTACAACGACGCGAAGAAGACCGCCGAGACGTTCTTCGAGGCGGACGGGGAGCGCTGGGTGCTGCTCGGCGACATGGCCACCGTCGACGAGCAGGGCGTGATCACCGTCCTCGGGCGCGGTTCGCAGTGCATCAACACCGGCGGTGAGAAGGTCTATCCGGAAGAGGTCGAACAGGCCCTGAAGGCCCATCCGGACGTGTACGACGCGCTGGTGGCGGGCGTCCCCGACCCCCGCTGGGGTCATCGCGTCGCGGCCGTCGTCCAGCCCCGGACACAGGCATCCGGGCTCACCGCCGACGCGGTCCGCGACCACTGCCGGGAGCGGCTCGCGGGCTACAAGACCCCACGTACGGTCGTCTTCACCGACCGCATCCAGCGCTCCCCCAGCGGCAAGGCGGACTACCGCTGGGCGCGAGCGGTCGCGCAAGAGGCGGACCGGGACACCCCGCACGGCGGCTGA
- a CDS encoding transcriptional regulator produces MAEDMSQQDRTRRTLLERDRELRAVDAALTELCGTDPADRAETRGGGVIAFEGPGGVGKTALLGEARRRAAARGCTVLRARGGEHEQGAAFHVVRQLFQPVLAATGEDEHRRILGGWYDIVAPAVGLVVSGNGGAPDPQGVRDGLDWLVTRFAVEHAPVVMILDDVHWADPESLDWLTRFASRTADLPLLLAVGYRPEGLTADVAVIRALVERQGSRPHVLAPLTPSGVGRIVREVLGDHADEAFCRECWAMTGGNPWEITELTAKIRDRRLKPQSENLPALRELVSSAKDSGSTTG; encoded by the coding sequence GTGGCGGAGGACATGAGCCAACAGGACCGGACGCGCCGGACACTGCTGGAGCGGGATCGGGAGCTGCGCGCGGTGGACGCCGCGCTGACCGAGCTGTGCGGGACGGATCCCGCCGATCGGGCCGAGACCCGCGGCGGCGGAGTGATCGCCTTCGAGGGCCCCGGCGGCGTCGGCAAGACCGCGCTGCTCGGCGAGGCGCGCCGGAGGGCCGCCGCACGCGGCTGCACGGTGCTCCGGGCCCGTGGCGGTGAGCATGAACAGGGCGCGGCCTTCCATGTGGTGCGCCAGCTCTTCCAGCCGGTGCTCGCGGCGACCGGCGAGGACGAGCACCGCAGGATCCTCGGCGGCTGGTACGACATCGTCGCGCCCGCGGTCGGCCTGGTGGTCTCGGGTAACGGCGGCGCACCCGATCCGCAGGGCGTCCGCGACGGCCTCGACTGGCTGGTGACCCGCTTCGCCGTGGAACACGCCCCGGTCGTCATGATCCTCGACGATGTCCACTGGGCCGACCCCGAATCGCTGGACTGGCTGACCCGGTTCGCCTCGCGCACCGCGGACCTGCCCCTGCTGCTCGCCGTCGGCTACCGCCCGGAGGGCCTGACCGCCGACGTCGCCGTGATACGGGCTCTTGTCGAGCGCCAGGGATCACGTCCCCATGTGCTGGCGCCGCTGACCCCGAGCGGAGTCGGGCGGATCGTCCGGGAGGTCCTCGGGGACCACGCCGACGAGGCGTTCTGCCGCGAGTGCTGGGCGATGACCGGTGGCAACCCCTGGGAGATCACCGAGCTCACCGCCAAGATCCGCGATCGCCGGCTGAAACCGCAGTCGGAGAACCTGCCCGCCCTGCGCGAACTGGTCTCCTCGGCCAAGGACAGCGGGTCAACGACCGGCTGA
- a CDS encoding DNA-binding protein codes for MTPAPSPEVLQAPLVVEFPFTRSLGPVQSAFLTGLRERTVLGVRTTDGRVLMPPVEYDPVTADELSDLVEVAPTGTVTTWAWNPSPRRGQPLDTPFAWVLVRLDGADTALLHALDAPGPDAVRTGMRVRIRWAGERVGAITDIACFEPYDGAEGGEAVPHSGEFTDPVTGIVAPARLDYTYAPGRAQSRYLKALADRTTRGERCPSCRKVYVPPRGACPTCGVATDEQVEVGPRGTVTTFCIVNIKARNLDIEVPYVYAHIALDGAGLALHGRVGGIPYDQVRMGLRVEPVWSEDSRYPDHYRPTGEPDADYDTYKELL; via the coding sequence ATGACCCCGGCTCCCTCACCCGAGGTGCTCCAGGCGCCTTTGGTCGTCGAGTTCCCCTTCACCCGCTCCCTCGGACCGGTGCAGAGCGCCTTCCTCACCGGACTGCGCGAACGCACCGTGCTCGGCGTACGCACCACCGACGGCCGGGTGCTGATGCCGCCCGTCGAATACGACCCGGTCACCGCCGACGAGCTGTCCGACCTGGTCGAGGTCGCCCCCACCGGCACCGTCACCACCTGGGCCTGGAACCCCTCACCGCGCCGCGGCCAGCCCCTGGACACCCCCTTCGCCTGGGTGCTGGTGCGGCTGGACGGCGCGGACACCGCCCTCCTCCACGCCCTCGACGCACCCGGGCCCGACGCGGTGCGCACCGGTATGCGGGTGCGGATCCGCTGGGCCGGGGAGCGCGTGGGCGCCATCACCGACATCGCCTGCTTCGAGCCGTACGACGGCGCCGAGGGCGGCGAAGCCGTGCCGCACAGCGGGGAGTTCACCGACCCCGTCACCGGCATCGTGGCCCCCGCCCGCCTCGACTACACCTACGCACCCGGCCGCGCCCAGTCGCGCTATCTGAAGGCCCTCGCCGACCGGACCACCCGCGGGGAGCGCTGTCCGTCCTGCCGCAAGGTGTACGTCCCGCCCCGGGGTGCCTGCCCCACCTGCGGGGTCGCCACCGACGAGCAGGTGGAGGTCGGCCCGCGCGGCACGGTCACCACCTTCTGCATCGTGAACATCAAGGCCCGCAACCTCGATATCGAAGTGCCGTACGTCTACGCCCATATCGCCCTGGACGGCGCGGGTCTGGCCCTGCACGGGCGGGTCGGCGGCATCCCCTACGACCAGGTGCGCATGGGGCTGCGCGTGGAGCCCGTATGGAGCGAGGACAGCCGCTACCCCGACCACTACCGGCCCACCGGCGAACCCGACGCCGACTACGACACCTACAAGGAGCTGTTGTAG
- a CDS encoding terpene synthase metal-binding domain-containing protein yields the protein MHAHASRPQARQTTLLRRAALFDFPASADLSPGTEAARHHTIQWLSRFGVFEDHESVAEYDALRFDVLAGLFYPRATGADLNLGSDLVGWYFVFDDQFDGELGSRPEAVARLVADVIRITEEDAAHGRAQDGEGPLLESFRDLWRRINSGRPQVWRDRFRHHWLEYLHSYHREALERTGALPGAGRDAPRSVEAVLALRRHSIGVQPCLDLNEPFGGYTLPPALHGGFPMARMREATDDVVVFTNDIASLDKELAVGDVHNSVIVQWERAGGELEDAVRHIADLANARYRWFEETAARLPALLTEAGADPGTHRAVGRYVDGMRHVMTGNLGWSVRTARYDERGTEAVSGGRQRPWAQLTGAEELIRAGRGAPLPPLGSGSGSR from the coding sequence ATGCACGCGCACGCTTCGCGACCACAGGCCCGGCAGACGACACTGCTGCGACGGGCGGCCCTGTTCGACTTTCCGGCCTCGGCGGACCTCAGTCCCGGCACCGAGGCGGCCAGGCACCACACCATCCAATGGCTTTCACGGTTCGGCGTCTTCGAGGACCATGAGTCCGTCGCGGAGTACGACGCGCTCCGCTTCGACGTGCTGGCGGGCCTGTTCTACCCCCGGGCGACCGGCGCCGATCTGAACCTGGGCAGTGACCTCGTGGGCTGGTACTTCGTCTTCGACGATCAGTTCGACGGGGAGCTGGGCTCCCGTCCGGAGGCCGTGGCGCGGCTGGTGGCGGACGTCATCCGGATCACCGAGGAGGACGCGGCGCACGGCAGGGCACAGGACGGCGAGGGGCCGCTCCTGGAGAGCTTCCGCGACCTGTGGCGCCGGATCAACTCCGGGCGGCCGCAGGTGTGGCGGGACCGTTTCCGCCACCACTGGCTGGAGTACCTGCACTCCTACCACCGGGAGGCCCTGGAGCGGACCGGTGCCCTGCCCGGGGCCGGCAGGGACGCACCGCGCTCGGTGGAGGCCGTGCTGGCGCTGCGGCGTCACTCGATAGGCGTACAGCCCTGTCTCGACCTGAACGAGCCATTCGGCGGCTACACCCTGCCGCCCGCGCTGCACGGCGGCTTCCCGATGGCGCGGATGCGGGAGGCTACGGACGATGTGGTGGTCTTCACCAATGACATCGCTTCCCTGGACAAGGAACTGGCCGTCGGCGACGTCCACAACAGCGTCATCGTCCAGTGGGAGCGCGCGGGTGGTGAACTGGAGGACGCGGTACGCCATATCGCCGACCTCGCCAACGCACGCTACCGCTGGTTCGAGGAGACGGCGGCCAGGCTGCCGGCGCTGCTCACCGAGGCGGGGGCGGACCCGGGCACCCACCGCGCCGTGGGGCGCTATGTGGACGGCATGCGGCATGTGATGACCGGCAATCTGGGCTGGTCGGTGCGGACGGCACGCTACGACGAGCGGGGCACCGAGGCGGTCAGCGGGGGACGGCAGCGGCCCTGGGCCCAGCTGACGGGCGCGGAGGAGCTGATCCGCGCGGGGCGGGGCGCGCCGCTGCCACCGCTGGGCAGCGGCTCGGGCTCCCGTTAG